Proteins from a genomic interval of Flammeovirgaceae bacterium SG7u.111:
- a CDS encoding DEAD/DEAH box helicase, producing the protein MAKKYGNTWWGQQWLKALQHIDFDNRLPRGRTYANKGAVLDIEIKQNKVSAKVAGSSPRPYKQNIAIHLFSRNEKAVVMKVITENPFILSSLLNKKLPQELFSELEREGIKLFPNSWHDIDASCSCPDWALPCKHLAAVIYIIADAIDRNPFMVFLLHGLDVLDSLQNLGFSEKGKLELPIAQLSELYSENPKNEAYSFDNALIERIDFSTIPENNKDNLLKLLVGNPVFYTSGDFKSFVEHAYKQVGKNAKKALNETYETENELFETEQGSVRLYINNEMFFERLELLEEKKVLFNKLDTLTDSLDKINQAHLLNLHPSVVTLFLANQFYKHLAAKSAFIPELVQTSTNRYSIRWIPALLIPEVKLIFDLLVKLMPFGLVLFEKDKKEFSATKEEQLKMLLALFLNHYQHSYYDYHKIPQSAWNDDVLNAFFHQKTISTLGFEKKELAQSIQQWLQKFYLSEKEWVPVLKVEEQELEDAHFDISLWVQNSKESLGEPVSIRSLFAKAKYDKIRVGIMQDLSLLAEYLPEVKQIISSKGEEHIQLSIEQFTHVLFNAIPALRLLNIQVLLPKSLQKLARPQLSGQVKSVAGKVTGGVSFANMENLLDFEWKVAIGNQLVTADEFRKLLKQTEGLVKLNDQYVLLDEKEIAGILKKLENPPALGDKELLKILLSKDYEGAKASLDAKAQKLLKDLVKFEAVELPKGLKATLRPYQLRGFEWMYKNNKLGFGSLLADDMGLGKTLQVICLLLKMKEEGQLQKHKALMVLPTTLLGNWQREIEKFAPDLQVLIYHGPKRKFTTEGYDVMLTSYGTARSDVKILSKTTWALLGIDEAQNIKNTGTEQTKALKKFKSYNKIALSGTPVENRLSEYWSIFDFTNKGYLNSLAKFKTEFIKSIEIHRDHEKLERFKTMTAPFILRRVKTDKSIIKDLPEKIESNQLCSLTKEQSALYKNVVGQAMKSIETEESIKRLGLVFKLMISLKQICNHPNHFLKKKTIEPDKSGKTQMLLSLLDTIYENGEKTLIFTQYKEMGDLLVKLIKERYNYEPLWLHGGVSRNKRDTMVQDFQGKTYLKTMILSLKAGGTGLNLTAANNVIHYDLWWNPAVENQATDRAYRIGQKKNVMVYRMITQGTFEEKIDAMIQAKKELAELTVSSGENWIGDLSNNELKDIFSLDT; encoded by the coding sequence ATGGCAAAAAAATACGGCAACACATGGTGGGGACAACAGTGGCTTAAGGCCCTTCAGCACATCGATTTTGACAATAGGTTGCCAAGAGGTAGGACTTATGCAAATAAAGGAGCGGTTCTCGATATAGAAATAAAGCAAAACAAAGTCTCCGCCAAAGTAGCAGGCTCAAGCCCCAGACCTTACAAACAAAACATAGCCATCCACCTTTTCAGTAGAAATGAAAAAGCTGTGGTTATGAAAGTCATTACTGAGAACCCTTTTATCCTCTCTTCTTTGCTCAACAAAAAGCTACCCCAAGAGTTATTCAGCGAACTCGAAAGGGAGGGGATCAAACTCTTTCCAAACTCATGGCACGATATAGATGCGAGCTGCTCTTGTCCCGACTGGGCATTGCCATGCAAGCACCTCGCTGCCGTAATTTACATTATTGCCGATGCTATCGACAGAAACCCTTTTATGGTATTTTTGCTTCATGGCTTAGATGTTTTGGACTCGCTACAAAATCTTGGATTTAGCGAAAAAGGAAAACTCGAATTGCCCATTGCCCAACTTTCAGAGCTTTACAGTGAAAATCCAAAAAACGAAGCCTACTCTTTTGACAATGCACTTATTGAGCGCATTGACTTTTCTACCATTCCTGAAAACAACAAAGACAACCTGCTCAAACTGCTCGTTGGCAACCCTGTTTTCTATACATCTGGGGATTTCAAGTCATTTGTGGAGCATGCTTACAAGCAAGTGGGAAAAAATGCCAAAAAAGCACTGAACGAAACCTATGAAACAGAAAACGAACTATTTGAAACAGAACAAGGCAGTGTACGTCTCTACATAAACAACGAAATGTTTTTCGAAAGGCTCGAATTACTTGAAGAGAAAAAAGTACTTTTCAACAAGCTCGACACCCTTACAGATTCTCTGGATAAAATCAACCAAGCACATTTACTCAACCTTCACCCTTCGGTTGTTACTCTTTTTTTAGCCAACCAATTTTACAAACACCTTGCTGCCAAGTCGGCCTTCATTCCCGAACTCGTACAAACAAGCACAAACCGTTACAGCATTCGGTGGATTCCAGCCCTCCTTATCCCCGAGGTAAAATTAATCTTCGACTTGCTAGTGAAGCTCATGCCCTTTGGGTTGGTACTCTTTGAAAAAGACAAAAAAGAGTTCTCTGCTACTAAAGAAGAGCAACTTAAAATGTTGCTGGCACTTTTCCTCAACCACTACCAACACAGTTATTACGATTATCATAAAATACCTCAGTCTGCCTGGAACGATGACGTGCTCAATGCATTTTTCCATCAAAAAACTATAAGTACACTTGGGTTTGAAAAAAAAGAATTAGCCCAGTCTATCCAACAATGGCTACAGAAGTTTTATTTGTCTGAAAAAGAGTGGGTACCTGTCTTGAAAGTGGAAGAGCAAGAGCTAGAAGACGCCCATTTTGACATTTCCCTGTGGGTTCAAAACAGCAAAGAGAGTTTGGGGGAGCCAGTAAGCATCCGCTCACTTTTTGCAAAGGCTAAATACGATAAAATAAGAGTTGGCATCATGCAAGACTTGTCGTTGTTGGCAGAATACCTTCCCGAAGTAAAACAAATCATCAGCAGCAAAGGAGAAGAACATATCCAACTTTCCATCGAGCAATTTACCCATGTACTTTTCAATGCCATTCCTGCCCTCCGTTTGCTCAATATCCAAGTACTTTTGCCCAAGTCTCTTCAAAAACTCGCAAGACCACAACTTTCTGGACAGGTAAAATCGGTTGCTGGAAAAGTGACTGGAGGCGTTTCATTTGCCAACATGGAAAACCTGCTGGATTTTGAATGGAAAGTTGCCATAGGCAACCAGTTGGTTACAGCTGATGAATTTAGAAAGCTACTGAAACAAACCGAGGGACTTGTAAAACTGAACGACCAATATGTTCTTCTGGACGAAAAAGAAATAGCTGGCATTCTGAAAAAATTGGAAAACCCGCCCGCTCTTGGCGACAAAGAACTATTAAAAATATTACTAAGCAAAGACTACGAAGGCGCAAAGGCTAGCCTCGATGCCAAAGCCCAAAAACTACTGAAAGATTTGGTAAAATTTGAAGCAGTAGAATTGCCCAAGGGCTTGAAGGCGACCCTCCGCCCTTACCAACTCAGGGGCTTTGAATGGATGTACAAAAACAACAAGCTTGGTTTTGGCAGCTTGCTTGCCGATGACATGGGCTTAGGAAAAACCTTGCAGGTAATTTGTCTTTTACTCAAAATGAAAGAAGAAGGGCAGTTACAAAAGCATAAGGCCTTAATGGTATTACCTACTACCCTTCTAGGCAACTGGCAACGGGAAATTGAAAAATTCGCCCCCGATTTGCAGGTATTGATTTACCACGGCCCTAAAAGAAAATTCACAACCGAGGGGTACGATGTGATGCTTACATCGTATGGAACAGCCCGCAGCGATGTAAAAATATTATCCAAGACCACATGGGCGCTGCTAGGAATCGACGAAGCCCAAAACATAAAAAACACGGGAACTGAACAGACCAAAGCTCTCAAAAAATTCAAGAGCTACAATAAAATTGCATTGAGCGGCACTCCTGTAGAAAATAGGCTCTCTGAATATTGGAGCATTTTCGACTTCACCAACAAAGGGTATTTAAATTCACTTGCTAAGTTCAAAACTGAATTTATAAAGAGCATTGAAATACACCGCGACCACGAAAAACTAGAACGGTTTAAGACAATGACTGCACCTTTCATCCTGAGAAGGGTGAAAACAGATAAGTCCATTATCAAAGATTTGCCTGAAAAAATTGAATCAAACCAACTTTGCTCACTCACTAAAGAGCAAAGTGCCCTCTACAAAAATGTAGTTGGGCAAGCTATGAAAAGCATAGAAACTGAGGAAAGCATCAAAAGACTTGGACTGGTGTTCAAACTCATGATTTCTCTAAAGCAGATTTGCAACCACCCTAACCATTTTCTCAAAAAGAAAACCATAGAACCTGATAAGTCGGGCAAGACACAAATGCTGCTTTCTTTGTTAGATACCATTTACGAAAACGGAGAAAAAACCCTGATTTTCACCCAGTACAAAGAAATGGGAGACCTCTTGGTAAAACTTATAAAGGAGCGATACAACTATGAGCCACTTTGGCTGCATGGAGGAGTTTCCAGAAACAAACGAGACACCATGGTGCAAGACTTTCAGGGGAAAACCTATTTAAAGACCATGATTCTGTCCCTAAAAGCAGGTGGTACGGGCTTGAACCTGACAGCCGCCAATAATGTAATCCATTACGATTTATGGTGGAATCCTGCCGTGGAAAACCAAGCGACAGATAGGGCTTACCGAATTGGACAAAAGAAAAACGTAATGGTTTACCGAATGATTACCCAAGGCACTTTTGAAGAAAAAATAGATGCCATGATTCAGGCTAAAAAAGAACTCGCCGAACTCACCGTAAGCAGCGGTGAAAACTGGATAGGCGATCTGAGCAACAATGAACTGAAAGATATTTTCAGCTTGGATACATGA
- a CDS encoding glycoside hydrolase family 97 protein, protein MKKLFALLTILTIISPAIAQKGKVYTVISPNKEIIVQVDVADKITYSLQHESQELILGSPISVTLADGTIFGKKDKVKKALSNSVDEIIKPIFWKRNEIVNKYNEIILTFKEFKLTFRVYDDGAAWRFSPMVDSPEILVKEEEVSFNFTHDYAAYVSHTNNNTFQHSYENTYTKGKLSELSDSLTMLPFLVEGKSDLKMVITEADLYDYPGFHVKKDKENPQKITGTFPGFPKETKVGGHSNFNKIVVSREDYIAKIEGTRDLPWRAIIISTEDRELLDNDMVYKLSRAPEGDFSWVKPGKVAWDWWNALNLRGVGFEAGINTASYKYFIDFASKNNFEYVNLDEGWSDQFDLLKLAEDIDVKKIFSYAEEKEVDIILWCVWHTLDKQLDEAMEQFAEWGVKGIKVDFMDRDDQEAVNFYWRVAEVAAKYKIAVNFHGAFKPTGLNRTFPNVINQEAVRGLEYNKFAEPDGTTPDHAATIPFIRMVAGPMDYTPGAMTNANKADFKVVFERPMSQGTRSAQLGMYIVYEAPLVMLADAPTSYEAEPEILEFLSKVPSTWDNTKAIDGEVGEFAVIARQKGDTWYIGGISNWEAREIGVNLSFLGEGNYEATIYKDGPNAERVGEDYVKETQKVTAIDRLVFDVAPGGGFAVILKKIKN, encoded by the coding sequence ATGAAAAAACTATTTGCACTATTGACCATACTAACTATCATCAGTCCAGCTATTGCTCAAAAGGGAAAAGTTTATACCGTCATTTCCCCCAACAAAGAGATCATAGTACAGGTTGATGTTGCCGATAAAATAACCTATTCATTACAGCACGAAAGCCAAGAACTCATCCTCGGGTCGCCCATTTCGGTTACCCTTGCCGACGGGACTATTTTTGGAAAAAAAGACAAGGTAAAAAAAGCGCTTTCCAACTCGGTAGATGAAATCATAAAACCTATATTTTGGAAGAGGAATGAAATCGTAAACAAATACAACGAGATCATCCTTACCTTCAAAGAATTTAAGCTTACCTTCAGGGTTTATGACGATGGCGCTGCTTGGCGATTCTCCCCCATGGTTGACTCGCCCGAAATACTAGTGAAGGAAGAAGAGGTTTCTTTCAATTTCACCCACGATTATGCTGCTTATGTTTCCCACACCAACAATAATACGTTTCAGCACAGTTACGAAAACACATATACCAAAGGAAAACTCTCTGAGCTTTCTGACTCGCTGACCATGCTCCCTTTTTTGGTAGAAGGAAAAAGTGACTTGAAGATGGTGATCACCGAAGCAGACCTTTACGACTACCCTGGTTTCCATGTAAAGAAGGACAAAGAGAACCCACAGAAAATAACAGGGACTTTCCCAGGTTTCCCAAAAGAAACAAAGGTTGGGGGACACAGCAATTTCAATAAAATTGTGGTAAGCCGAGAAGACTATATAGCAAAAATTGAAGGAACAAGGGATCTTCCTTGGAGGGCTATCATTATTTCTACGGAAGACAGAGAGTTGCTCGACAACGATATGGTGTATAAACTTAGCCGTGCTCCAGAAGGAGACTTTTCTTGGGTAAAACCCGGAAAAGTTGCTTGGGACTGGTGGAATGCCCTCAACCTCAGGGGAGTTGGCTTTGAAGCAGGAATCAATACAGCATCTTATAAATACTTCATCGACTTTGCCTCCAAAAACAATTTCGAATATGTAAACCTCGACGAAGGTTGGTCTGACCAGTTTGATTTGCTAAAGCTTGCCGAGGATATTGATGTAAAAAAGATTTTTTCCTATGCCGAAGAGAAAGAGGTGGACATCATCCTTTGGTGCGTGTGGCACACGCTCGACAAGCAACTCGACGAAGCCATGGAGCAATTTGCCGAATGGGGTGTAAAAGGCATCAAAGTCGATTTTATGGACAGGGATGACCAAGAGGCAGTGAATTTCTACTGGAGGGTAGCCGAGGTTGCCGCCAAATACAAAATAGCGGTGAATTTCCATGGGGCTTTCAAACCCACAGGACTGAACAGAACCTTCCCCAACGTGATCAACCAAGAAGCGGTAAGAGGCTTAGAGTACAACAAATTTGCCGAGCCAGACGGCACTACGCCAGACCATGCCGCCACCATCCCTTTCATCCGAATGGTAGCAGGTCCTATGGACTATACACCAGGTGCAATGACCAATGCAAATAAAGCTGATTTCAAAGTGGTTTTTGAACGACCTATGAGCCAAGGCACACGCTCTGCCCAGCTGGGGATGTACATCGTGTATGAAGCTCCGCTTGTGATGCTTGCCGATGCACCAACCAGCTACGAAGCCGAACCAGAAATATTGGAGTTCCTCAGCAAAGTGCCCAGCACTTGGGACAACACCAAAGCCATTGATGGCGAAGTTGGAGAGTTTGCCGTGATTGCCCGCCAAAAAGGAGATACTTGGTATATAGGCGGTATTTCCAACTGGGAAGCCAGAGAAATTGGGGTAAACCTTTCTTTCTTGGGAGAAGGAAATTATGAAGCAACGATCTACAAAGACGGTCCTAACGCCGAGCGAGTAGGTGAAGATTATGTAAAAGAAACCCAAAAGGTAACAGCAATCGACAGGCTTGTTTTCGATGTTGCCCCGGGCGGAGGCTTTGCCGTAATTCTTAAGAAGATAAAAAACTAA
- a CDS encoding tRNA threonylcarbamoyladenosine dehydratase gives MEKFWNERTELLLDKEKLETLKNSHVLLCGLGGVGGAAAEMVARSGVGEMTLVDADIVEASNRNRQLAALVSSNGKKKTEVIAQRLRDINPAIKLNLIDSYVDQFCIKDLIGTHYDFAIDAIDTLIPKIELVAHLYENNIRFVSSMGAGGKIDPSKTHIADISQSYNCRLAKMLRKRLGRRGIRTGFPVVFSTEQIDKTKLIITDGNNNKKSVIGTISYMPNIFGCCCASVAIRTLINEKIDGI, from the coding sequence TTGGAAAAATTTTGGAATGAACGCACCGAGCTTTTGCTTGATAAAGAGAAATTAGAAACATTAAAAAACTCACATGTTTTACTTTGCGGGCTTGGTGGCGTAGGTGGCGCAGCGGCAGAAATGGTAGCCAGATCAGGCGTTGGGGAAATGACGTTGGTAGATGCCGATATTGTGGAGGCAAGCAACCGAAACAGGCAGCTGGCAGCTTTGGTCAGCTCGAATGGCAAAAAGAAAACAGAAGTGATAGCCCAACGGCTCAGGGACATCAACCCAGCGATTAAGTTGAATTTGATAGACAGCTATGTTGATCAATTTTGCATTAAAGACCTCATCGGGACGCATTACGATTTTGCCATAGATGCCATAGATACGCTCATCCCCAAAATAGAGCTGGTTGCCCATTTGTACGAAAATAATATCCGCTTTGTAAGCTCGATGGGCGCTGGAGGAAAAATAGATCCTTCCAAAACCCACATTGCCGACATTTCCCAGTCGTACAACTGCAGGCTTGCCAAAATGCTGCGCAAGCGCTTAGGAAGAAGAGGAATCCGCACGGGCTTCCCTGTTGTTTTCTCTACCGAGCAAATTGACAAAACTAAGTTGATCATAACCGATGGCAACAACAACAAGAAATCGGTGATAGGAACAATTTCGTACATGCCCAACATTTTCGGTTGCTGTTGCGCTTCCGTTGCCATTCGCACCCTTATAAACGAGAAAATAGATGGGATTTAG
- a CDS encoding TatD family hydrolase, which yields MPKNTLYIDIHTHNSQSEIPINTLQVTNLSAHEIPSILNSDQTYSMGIHPWHIEKTILADALSHMENLLKDNQIIAVGEAGLDRAIKTSFDTQQTYLIPQVKLAQKYRKPVIFHCVRAYPDLIAIKKKLKPTIPLILHGFNGNQQIYNQLEPHGFFFSFGKILLNPNSKIHSIFAQIPQNRFFLETDEAEVSISEIYQSAAKIKGVGIGEIEKMVKRNFKDCFGKILE from the coding sequence ATGCCAAAAAACACCCTTTACATCGATATCCACACCCACAACAGCCAATCAGAAATACCTATAAACACACTTCAGGTCACAAACCTTTCCGCCCACGAAATCCCTTCTATTCTTAATTCTGACCAAACCTATTCCATGGGTATTCACCCTTGGCACATCGAAAAAACTATATTGGCTGATGCCCTTTCCCATATGGAAAATCTATTGAAAGATAACCAAATTATAGCAGTTGGGGAAGCAGGGCTTGACAGGGCTATCAAAACCAGTTTCGACACCCAACAGACCTACTTGATTCCGCAGGTAAAGCTAGCTCAGAAATACCGAAAACCTGTTATTTTTCATTGTGTAAGAGCCTACCCAGATTTGATTGCCATCAAAAAAAAGCTAAAACCAACCATTCCACTTATACTTCACGGGTTCAATGGTAACCAACAGATTTACAACCAACTAGAGCCTCATGGCTTTTTCTTTTCTTTTGGTAAAATTCTTTTAAACCCAAATTCTAAAATTCATTCTATTTTTGCACAAATTCCCCAAAACCGATTTTTTTTAGAAACAGACGAAGCTGAGGTTTCTATTTCAGAAATCTACCAATCGGCAGCAAAGATAAAGGGAGTAGGCATTGGGGAAATAGAAAAGATGGTTAAAAGAAATTTTAAAGATTGCTTTGGAAAAATTTTGGAATGA
- the nadA gene encoding quinolinate synthase NadA, with the protein MSIAIAEKELETKGYLDLPIEQSVDLVAEIERLKKEKNAIILAHFYQDPSIQDIADYLGDSLKLSQIAAENDADIILFAGVYFMAETAKILSPEKKVILPDLNAGCSLADSCPTEPFAKFVADHPNHTVVTYINSNAEIKAMSDIICTSSNAKKIIESIPEDQPILFAPDRNLGQHIIYETGRDMVLWDGACDVHEVFSIERLQKMKEENPDAEVIAHPECQKLVRMFADFIGSTNNLLNYVQKSDSKRFIVLTEAGIIHQMEKAMPNKEFIPGPVNMDNTCSCSECAFMRLNTLQKVYLCLKHEQPEVHIEEELRKKAYAPIKRMLDISK; encoded by the coding sequence ATGAGCATAGCAATCGCTGAGAAAGAGTTAGAAACAAAAGGATACCTCGATTTACCCATTGAGCAGTCAGTTGATTTGGTGGCGGAGATTGAGCGATTGAAAAAAGAGAAAAACGCCATTATCTTGGCGCACTTTTATCAAGATCCTAGTATCCAAGACATAGCTGATTATTTGGGTGACAGCTTAAAACTTTCCCAAATTGCCGCTGAAAACGATGCGGATATCATCCTGTTTGCAGGGGTGTACTTCATGGCAGAAACTGCCAAAATATTGAGTCCTGAAAAGAAGGTGATTTTACCAGATTTGAATGCAGGGTGTTCTTTAGCAGACTCTTGTCCAACCGAGCCATTTGCCAAATTTGTAGCTGATCATCCTAACCATACCGTGGTTACCTACATCAATTCTAATGCGGAGATAAAGGCAATGAGTGATATTATTTGTACCTCGTCCAATGCCAAGAAAATCATTGAAAGTATTCCAGAAGACCAGCCGATTTTATTTGCGCCAGACCGCAACTTAGGGCAGCACATCATTTATGAAACAGGCAGGGATATGGTGCTTTGGGACGGAGCTTGCGATGTGCACGAGGTATTCTCGATTGAGCGCTTGCAAAAGATGAAAGAGGAGAACCCTGATGCTGAAGTGATTGCGCATCCCGAATGCCAGAAATTAGTAAGGATGTTTGCCGATTTTATAGGCTCTACCAATAATTTGCTCAATTATGTGCAAAAAAGTGATAGCAAAAGATTTATAGTATTGACAGAGGCAGGCATTATCCACCAAATGGAAAAAGCAATGCCTAACAAGGAGTTTATTCCTGGTCCTGTAAACATGGATAATACTTGTAGCTGTAGCGAGTGTGCGTTCATGAGGCTAAATACTTTGCAAAAAGTGTATTTGTGCTTAAAACATGAACAGCCGGAAGTACATATTGAAGAAGAACTTAGGAAAAAGGCATATGCTCCAATAAAGCGCATGCTTGATATTTCAAAATAA
- the nadB gene encoding L-aspartate oxidase codes for MKNVDFLIAGSGLAGLTYAYKVAELFPDKKVCVLTKNKMKEANSHYAQGGIAAVIDKVTDSFESHIEDTHIAGAGLCKENVVEFVVREAPDRIFELIELGTPFDTKENGDLDLGLEGGHSHNRILHHKDSTGAAILNSLVRKVQKISNIEILEYCQVVDIIKQDESGECLGLYVILNGSDKVTPITSSLTLLATGGACQVYPSTTNPKIATGDGIAIASRAGADISHMEFIQFHPTSLFQPEISQVFLISEALRGAGAVLKNHEGREFMYDYDPRGPLAPRDIVARAIESEMRKTEQSYVYLDARHIVQEKLLAHFPNIYKRCLSRGIDLFSDMIPVVPAAHYTCGGIETDEFGQTSISRLFACGECAYTGLHGANRLASNSLLEALVFAHRAAQKSKILFESRIDTSSTFTNQYGELVLNDISQLAVNQLKQEVRQVAREYAGINRQKVGLAAAKVKLDGLEAKIKRLHKESPSWKSFELINLLVVAQLIVRDAFDRKESVGAHFISTEASLYINEESA; via the coding sequence ATGAAGAATGTTGACTTTTTGATTGCCGGTTCTGGACTTGCTGGGCTTACGTATGCTTATAAAGTTGCAGAGTTGTTTCCCGATAAAAAGGTCTGTGTACTGACCAAAAACAAAATGAAGGAGGCAAATTCTCATTATGCCCAAGGAGGAATTGCAGCGGTAATAGATAAAGTCACCGATTCGTTTGAGTCGCACATAGAAGATACACATATAGCTGGTGCGGGTTTGTGCAAGGAGAATGTAGTGGAATTTGTGGTGAGGGAAGCCCCAGATAGAATTTTCGAGCTGATTGAGTTAGGGACTCCCTTCGATACGAAGGAGAATGGCGATCTAGACCTAGGTCTTGAAGGCGGGCATTCCCACAACAGGATTTTGCATCATAAAGACAGCACAGGTGCTGCAATTTTGAACTCCTTAGTTCGGAAGGTTCAAAAAATATCAAATATAGAAATTCTTGAGTATTGCCAAGTTGTAGATATCATCAAGCAAGATGAGAGTGGGGAATGCTTAGGGCTGTATGTGATTTTAAATGGTTCGGACAAGGTAACGCCAATTACTTCGTCATTGACGCTGTTAGCTACTGGAGGCGCTTGCCAAGTGTACCCAAGTACGACCAATCCCAAAATAGCTACGGGAGATGGTATTGCCATAGCAAGTAGGGCAGGAGCGGATATAAGCCATATGGAGTTTATCCAATTTCATCCAACTTCTCTCTTTCAACCCGAAATCAGTCAGGTGTTTTTAATATCGGAAGCGTTGCGTGGGGCTGGGGCAGTTCTTAAAAACCATGAGGGCAGGGAGTTCATGTACGATTATGACCCTCGAGGTCCTCTTGCTCCCCGAGATATCGTTGCTAGGGCGATAGAGAGTGAAATGAGGAAAACGGAGCAGTCATATGTGTATTTAGATGCAAGGCATATTGTACAAGAGAAATTGTTAGCTCATTTCCCCAATATTTATAAAAGGTGTTTGTCAAGAGGAATTGATTTGTTCAGCGATATGATTCCTGTCGTCCCTGCGGCGCATTACACCTGTGGAGGGATTGAAACAGATGAATTTGGGCAAACATCTATCTCGCGGTTGTTTGCTTGTGGAGAATGCGCTTATACTGGTTTGCACGGTGCAAATAGGTTGGCATCCAATTCCCTTTTAGAAGCGCTAGTTTTTGCCCACAGAGCAGCTCAAAAGAGCAAAATACTTTTTGAAAGTAGGATAGATACTTCTTCGACATTCACAAACCAGTATGGTGAATTAGTGCTAAATGATATTAGCCAGCTTGCTGTTAACCAATTAAAGCAAGAGGTAAGGCAGGTGGCAAGAGAATATGCGGGAATCAACCGACAGAAAGTTGGCTTGGCAGCTGCTAAAGTGAAGTTAGACGGATTGGAGGCTAAAATAAAGCGCTTGCATAAAGAAAGTCCATCGTGGAAATCCTTTGAGTTGATAAATTTATTGGTGGTAGCTCAGCTAATTGTCCGAGATGCATTTGATCGAAAAGAAAGTGTTGGAGCACATTTTATCTCTACCGAAGCATCTCTTTACATCAATGAGGAAAGTGCTTAA
- a CDS encoding DMT family transporter produces the protein METQKKNVELGAVFLALAGAILFSAKAVMVKLAYNYEIDPVSLLLLRMGFALPFYIAIALRSKNPTGSQPTQKDYLWVVVMGFVGYYLASYFDFYGLQFIDASLERLILFVYPTLVLLISWLVLRKAIAKIQMVAILITYLGIYVAFMDKLSPGSSSNPLLGGIFIFLSALTYAIYLIGSGQLLPKFGTKKFTSYAMIVSCICVIAHFSIQGSTQLFGYPWEVYALGLGMALFSTVFPSFLISEAIKRIGASTVSIIGSVGPISTIILASIFLYEHISAYQIAGTAIVISGIILVGRSKGKKKETEKAIAR, from the coding sequence ATGGAAACACAAAAAAAGAATGTAGAATTAGGTGCGGTATTTCTAGCCTTGGCAGGGGCAATTCTTTTCTCCGCCAAGGCAGTCATGGTCAAATTGGCTTACAATTACGAGATCGACCCGGTATCGCTCCTACTCCTCAGGATGGGATTTGCCCTACCTTTCTACATTGCCATTGCCCTCCGCTCTAAAAACCCAACTGGTTCTCAACCCACCCAAAAAGATTATCTATGGGTAGTTGTTATGGGTTTTGTTGGTTACTACTTAGCCAGTTATTTTGACTTCTATGGTCTTCAATTTATTGATGCAAGTTTGGAGCGTCTCATCCTTTTTGTGTACCCTACCCTTGTCTTACTCATATCTTGGTTAGTACTTAGAAAAGCCATTGCTAAAATACAGATGGTTGCCATCTTGATTACCTATTTGGGCATTTACGTTGCTTTCATGGACAAGCTTTCACCGGGCAGCAGCTCCAACCCTCTCTTAGGTGGAATCTTTATTTTCCTAAGCGCATTGACCTATGCCATTTACTTGATAGGATCGGGACAGCTCTTGCCCAAATTTGGCACTAAAAAATTCACTTCTTATGCCATGATCGTTTCTTGCATCTGTGTAATTGCCCACTTTTCTATTCAGGGCAGTACTCAACTATTTGGCTATCCTTGGGAAGTATATGCACTTGGCTTGGGCATGGCGCTTTTCTCCACTGTTTTCCCCTCCTTTCTCATCTCGGAGGCTATCAAACGGATTGGCGCATCTACGGTTTCCATCATTGGAAGTGTAGGACCTATTTCCACCATCATCTTGGCGAGCATTTTCTTGTACGAACATATTTCTGCGTACCAGATTGCCGGCACTGCTATCGTAATATCGGGGATTATTTTGGTGGGAAGAAGCAAGGGCAAAAAGAAAGAAACAGAAAAAGCTATAGCGAGGTGA